One genomic segment of Bacteroides caccae includes these proteins:
- a CDS encoding anaerobic C4-dicarboxylate transporter family protein: MILQLAFVLTAIIIGARLGGIGLGVMGGVGLAILTFGFGLQPTAPPIDVMLMIAAVISAASCMQAAGGLDYMVKLAEHLLRKNPSHVTLLSPLVTYLFTFVAGTGHVAYSVLPVIAEVATETKIRPERPLGIAVIASQQAITASPISAATVALLGLLAGFDITLFDILKITIPATIVGVLVGALFSMKVGKELVEDPEYQKRLKEGLFNSKKVEIQDVKNKRSAMLSVIIFILATAFIVLFGSFEGMRPSFLIDGEIITLGMSSIIEIVMLSAAAIILIVTRTDGIKATQGSVFPAGMQAVIAIFGIAWMGDTFLQGNMAQLTFSIEGIVRQMPWLFGIALFVMSILLYSQAATVRALVPLGIALGISPYMLIALFPAVNGYFFIPNYPTVVAAINFDRTGTTKIGKYVLNHSFMMPGLVSTVVAIALGLLFIQIF; this comes from the coding sequence ATGATATTACAATTAGCATTTGTTCTGACAGCCATTATTATTGGCGCACGCCTGGGAGGTATCGGACTCGGTGTTATGGGAGGCGTCGGATTGGCGATACTCACGTTCGGTTTTGGTTTACAGCCTACCGCCCCTCCTATCGACGTCATGTTGATGATTGCCGCCGTTATCTCGGCAGCTTCCTGTATGCAAGCCGCCGGAGGACTGGATTATATGGTGAAACTGGCAGAACATTTGCTCCGTAAAAACCCGTCACACGTCACACTGTTGAGCCCGTTGGTGACTTACCTTTTCACGTTCGTTGCAGGAACGGGGCACGTGGCCTATTCCGTACTGCCGGTCATTGCAGAAGTCGCCACCGAAACCAAGATTCGTCCGGAACGTCCGCTCGGCATTGCGGTGATCGCTTCCCAGCAGGCTATTACGGCAAGTCCTATTTCCGCCGCTACCGTTGCGTTACTCGGACTATTGGCCGGTTTTGACATCACTCTGTTCGACATCCTTAAAATCACAATTCCCGCTACAATAGTAGGCGTGTTGGTAGGCGCATTATTCTCCATGAAAGTCGGCAAAGAACTGGTGGAAGACCCCGAATATCAGAAACGCCTGAAAGAAGGTCTCTTCAATAGCAAGAAGGTGGAGATTCAAGACGTAAAGAACAAACGTTCCGCCATGCTTTCCGTTATCATTTTTATATTGGCGACTGCCTTCATCGTCCTTTTCGGTTCTTTCGAAGGGATGCGTCCCAGCTTCCTTATCGATGGAGAGATAATTACATTGGGAATGTCCTCTATCATCGAAATTGTCATGTTATCGGCTGCCGCCATTATCCTGATAGTGACCCGGACGGACGGTATCAAGGCAACGCAGGGTTCTGTATTCCCGGCCGGGATGCAAGCTGTCATCGCCATCTTCGGTATCGCCTGGATGGGAGATACTTTTCTTCAGGGGAATATGGCACAGCTTACTTTCTCTATTGAGGGAATTGTCCGTCAGATGCCGTGGTTGTTCGGTATCGCCCTGTTCGTGATGTCCATCCTGCTATATAGCCAGGCAGCCACCGTGCGGGCATTGGTGCCGCTTGGGATTGCGTTGGGCATTTCGCCTTATATGCTGATTGCCCTGTTCCCGGCAGTAAACGGATATTTCTTTATTCCGAACTACCCTACCGTAGTGGCCGCCATAAATTTCGACCGGACGGGGACAACAAAAATCGGTAAATATGTGTTGAATCATTCGTTCATGATGCCCGGACTGGTGTCTACGGTCGTGGCGATTGCTTTGGGATTGCTCTTTATACAAATATTCTAA
- the ansB gene encoding L-asparaginase 2, which translates to MKQFKRFGLVVVALLCTVTMAFAAKPNIHILATGGTIAGTGSSATGTSYTAGQVAIGALLDAVPEIKDIANVTGEQIVRIGSQDMNDEVWLTLAKKINELLKRPDIDGIVITHGTDTMEETAYFLNLTVKSDKPVVLVGAMRPSTALSADGPLNLYNAVVTAAAKESKDKGVLVAMNGLILGAESTVKMNTVDVQTFQAPNSGALGYVLNGQVFYNQVTLKKHTTQSVFDVTHLTSLPKVGIVYSYSNIEADMVTPLLTHGYKGIIHAGVGNGNIHKNIFPVLTDARRKGILVVRSSRVPTGPTTLDAEVDDAKYQFVASQELNPQKSRVLLMLALTKTTDWKLIQQYFNEY; encoded by the coding sequence ATGAAACAATTCAAGAGATTTGGTCTGGTAGTAGTCGCACTACTATGTACCGTTACAATGGCTTTTGCCGCAAAACCGAATATTCATATCCTTGCCACCGGAGGAACTATTGCGGGTACAGGAAGCTCCGCCACCGGAACCAGCTACACAGCAGGACAGGTTGCTATCGGCGCATTGCTTGATGCAGTGCCCGAAATAAAGGACATCGCCAACGTGACAGGCGAGCAGATTGTGAGAATCGGTTCGCAGGACATGAACGACGAAGTCTGGCTGACACTTGCCAAGAAAATCAACGAGCTGCTGAAACGTCCGGATATCGACGGAATCGTTATCACTCACGGAACGGACACCATGGAAGAAACTGCTTACTTCCTGAACCTGACTGTCAAGAGTGACAAACCTGTCGTGCTGGTAGGTGCCATGCGTCCGTCTACCGCGCTAAGTGCCGACGGCCCGTTGAATCTTTACAATGCCGTAGTCACTGCCGCCGCCAAGGAATCTAAAGATAAAGGTGTGCTGGTTGCCATGAACGGCCTGATCCTCGGAGCGGAAAGTACCGTGAAAATGAATACCGTCGACGTACAGACTTTCCAGGCCCCCAACTCCGGCGCACTGGGTTATGTGCTGAACGGACAGGTTTTCTATAACCAGGTGACATTGAAGAAACATACCACTCAATCCGTATTTGATGTGACTCACCTCACTTCATTGCCTAAAGTCGGTATCGTATACAGCTACTCCAACATCGAGGCAGATATGGTGACTCCGCTACTGACACACGGATACAAAGGAATCATCCATGCCGGAGTAGGAAACGGAAATATCCACAAGAATATCTTCCCGGTACTGACCGACGCACGTAGAAAAGGTATCCTGGTGGTTCGTTCTTCCCGTGTCCCGACAGGTCCTACCACGCTTGACGCGGAAGTGGATGATGCCAAGTATCAGTTTGTCGCTTCACAGGAATTGAATCCGCAAAAGTCGCGCGTATTGTTGATGCTCGCTCTTACCAAGACCACGGACTGGAAGCTAATTCAACAGTACTTTAACGAATACTAA
- a CDS encoding DUF1735 domain-containing protein gives MKKSLFIPLLCGLSFVYTACDEYDDTYPKEYHKILSLKQTGEESKILYNTGQDASFDITIMKTGCDPSLTAQAQLTVLSDEALKEYNENYTILPSNTYSIDGSELIFQSDERYKMSKVVMKTSAIQALVELPENADKTFVLPISLVSATDSVNSMNNLYVMKPVITTPKLEFKVSEEECVQGFINSTDPVLFTIPMGLEIDNQWDFTAKVEVVNNDGKEGYLSSSSVTLENDGLVTFEPGKEASLKVSVSAGSGDDLTNLVVGGRVAIKITEIEGINFDFDSREFNLTVTGKEYEYNNKGLDASMLSFNFPDFVGNTTAASLFDKDPATYVQTPFPNRNFVNTGGTNPYLQLQLPEGVTDFAISWTQCLQNEVSLLRGFDVLWSVDGTFEDIPNARKSYSVADLSTAGAVNLGASFTTSACHCDTPVKFIRIVQTWNCESTTDAGGRWQFRLAELKLYGVSIK, from the coding sequence ATGAAGAAAAGTTTATTTATACCATTATTATGCGGATTGTCATTTGTCTATACGGCATGTGATGAATATGATGATACATATCCGAAAGAATATCATAAGATCTTGTCTTTGAAGCAAACCGGAGAAGAAAGTAAAATTCTTTATAACACCGGTCAGGATGCTTCTTTTGATATAACAATCATGAAGACCGGATGTGATCCGTCATTAACGGCTCAGGCTCAATTGACTGTATTGTCGGATGAAGCATTAAAGGAATACAATGAAAATTATACTATTTTGCCTTCAAATACCTATTCTATAGATGGCAGCGAGTTGATTTTTCAGTCCGATGAGAGATATAAAATGTCCAAAGTGGTGATGAAAACGAGTGCAATTCAAGCCTTGGTAGAACTTCCGGAAAATGCTGATAAGACTTTTGTATTGCCCATTTCATTGGTTAGTGCTACGGATTCTGTAAATTCTATGAATAATCTCTATGTCATGAAGCCTGTGATTACCACTCCGAAGCTGGAATTTAAAGTCTCTGAGGAAGAATGTGTCCAAGGGTTTATAAATAGTACGGATCCTGTTTTATTCACTATACCTATGGGGTTAGAGATAGACAACCAATGGGATTTCACGGCTAAGGTAGAAGTTGTGAATAACGATGGAAAGGAAGGATACTTGTCTTCTAGTTCAGTAACGCTGGAAAATGACGGTCTGGTAACGTTTGAGCCGGGAAAAGAAGCTTCATTGAAGGTGTCGGTATCGGCAGGAAGCGGTGATGATTTGACAAATCTGGTTGTAGGAGGACGAGTGGCTATTAAAATTACCGAAATAGAAGGAATTAATTTTGATTTTGATAGTCGGGAGTTTAATCTGACAGTGACAGGTAAAGAATATGAGTATAATAACAAAGGGTTGGATGCTTCTATGTTGAGTTTCAATTTCCCCGATTTTGTAGGTAATACAACTGCTGCGAGTTTGTTTGATAAAGATCCTGCAACGTATGTGCAGACTCCATTCCCTAATAGGAACTTTGTTAATACTGGCGGCACTAATCCTTATCTCCAATTGCAACTTCCGGAAGGAGTTACAGATTTTGCCATCTCATGGACACAGTGTTTACAAAATGAAGTCTCTTTATTGAGAGGATTTGATGTACTTTGGTCTGTTGATGGTACATTTGAGGATATTCCTAATGCTCGAAAGTCATATAGTGTGGCTGATTTGAGCACGGCAGGTGCGGTTAACTTGGGAGCTTCTTTCACAACATCAGCTTGCCATTGTGATACCCCGGTTAAGTTTATACGTATAGTACAAACTTGGAATTGTGAGAGTACCACTGATGCAGGTGGAAGGTGGCAATTCCGATTGGCTGAACTTAAACTTTACGGAGTATCCATTAAATAA
- a CDS encoding M60 family metallopeptidase, protein MVNFLKTHFGTMLTVLCVLLLFTACSDDEEVIDPFLKTDLIGETINLGSDAVEAFDVKVITNRRDWEIASLGVVQWCNYEIIPDGENAIIRFSVAENEEATQRETEYRLTAPGCQPLKIKIVQLGTEYAILFDQSTPRKVTQEGEEFLLTVTSNVANEPTIEADMEGWVEIIEQPIVTRTFSDKIFKVTVHKNITFQNRTGHIKFVSTALKDPVVFTIIQEKASTEGMGDTKLKVKSAELIEGNVYGNQDVSKTIDGDYSTNYSSASLGSPEANRGHSIIIEYTLEQPENIGYVRLMQRSNNDKNSLFASGGVSVLKEGETTWNEEIGFVAAQTAGAAVDISVNSLQVSKVRVRIDRMTPGIDNVNVALAEFECYQYSDNTNDILEAQKFFTDETYSELKGTVTSESLKEIKTAVIYQLAKELLEGKYDKKFRFSTYHSCKSPEIVAEELTIGSRSIYDNPTGIYFTQGEPVLVFVMYKGASNTPLSLAIADYREGGKKSVISLRGGLNVITPANSGNGYIQYWTRDDAGDTDVDIHFCFGKQIGYWDVRRGDTDATWPEILERAKRSAVDIPNAMMDILGQRVHLQNTVNAFAKCAPNAIQAVVDMHDRMLDFEYLMMGLVKNNAVPANRFFGVRSWGGSPNWNGVCANYPNTEDAMLVPKVFYRKNNVWVFGHEFGHGNQVAQMKGNGWTEVTNNLYCSFAQYMMRNDPLSEGYLRLEHESFKRPGARSALAGGRINAFLNEALVAHKSYFMQVATISTDKPGVWESDPFVKLIPLWQMTMYFMAADIKPDFWPDVHWAAIHDNDKSYSPGRRYVNFMKRAIDASGLNLCGFFEGMGLLKVFDNVKVDDYTVATINITQEMVDEVKAYGEGKPLPSGGMQYISANSVEAFKSKSNVEGTFNSGITKGTDYVTVDHAIWKNVVAFETYKGKELTDICIVGTGDVTNKTTRVDYPTGATRIEAVGWDGSRTLVTGSR, encoded by the coding sequence ATGGTAAATTTCTTGAAGACACACTTTGGTACCATGTTGACAGTGCTATGCGTCCTATTACTTTTTACTGCTTGCAGTGACGATGAAGAGGTGATAGATCCCTTTCTAAAAACAGACTTGATTGGTGAAACAATCAATTTGGGTTCGGATGCCGTAGAAGCATTTGACGTGAAAGTAATAACGAACCGGAGAGACTGGGAAATTGCTTCTTTAGGAGTTGTTCAATGGTGTAATTACGAAATCATTCCGGATGGAGAAAATGCTATCATTCGTTTTTCCGTTGCCGAGAATGAGGAAGCCACGCAACGTGAGACAGAATACCGGTTAACGGCACCAGGTTGCCAGCCTTTGAAAATAAAAATTGTTCAATTAGGAACAGAATATGCGATTCTTTTTGATCAGTCCACCCCTAGGAAAGTGACACAGGAGGGTGAAGAATTTTTGTTGACTGTAACTTCTAATGTCGCTAATGAACCTACGATAGAGGCTGATATGGAAGGCTGGGTTGAAATAATAGAACAACCGATAGTGACAAGAACTTTTTCAGACAAGATTTTTAAGGTTACAGTACATAAGAACATCACGTTTCAGAATCGCACGGGGCATATTAAATTTGTCTCAACTGCGTTAAAAGACCCCGTAGTTTTTACTATCATTCAGGAGAAAGCCTCCACTGAAGGTATGGGTGATACGAAATTGAAGGTAAAAAGCGCGGAACTTATAGAAGGCAATGTTTACGGCAATCAGGATGTCAGTAAAACTATTGATGGAGACTATTCGACAAATTATAGTAGTGCCTCACTAGGTTCGCCGGAAGCCAATAGAGGACATTCTATTATCATTGAATATACATTGGAACAGCCCGAAAACATAGGCTATGTTCGTTTGATGCAACGTTCGAACAATGATAAAAATTCTCTTTTTGCCAGTGGAGGTGTTTCGGTTTTGAAAGAAGGCGAAACTACTTGGAATGAGGAAATCGGTTTTGTAGCCGCACAAACGGCGGGAGCGGCTGTTGATATTAGTGTTAATAGCCTTCAAGTGAGTAAAGTGCGTGTACGTATCGATCGGATGACGCCCGGAATTGATAACGTCAATGTGGCTCTGGCCGAGTTTGAGTGTTATCAGTATTCGGATAATACAAATGACATTTTGGAAGCGCAAAAGTTCTTTACGGACGAGACCTATTCGGAATTAAAGGGTACAGTGACTTCAGAAAGCCTTAAGGAGATCAAGACCGCCGTTATTTATCAATTAGCGAAAGAGTTGCTGGAAGGGAAATACGATAAAAAATTTCGTTTTAGTACCTACCATTCTTGCAAGAGTCCTGAAATAGTGGCAGAAGAACTGACTATAGGCTCAAGAAGCATATATGATAATCCGACGGGAATCTATTTTACGCAGGGAGAGCCGGTGCTGGTTTTCGTTATGTACAAAGGAGCAAGCAATACCCCGCTGAGTCTTGCTATTGCCGATTATAGGGAAGGTGGAAAGAAAAGCGTGATCTCCTTGCGGGGAGGTTTGAATGTGATTACTCCGGCAAATTCGGGTAATGGCTATATTCAATATTGGACGAGAGATGATGCCGGAGATACAGATGTCGATATTCATTTTTGTTTCGGTAAACAGATTGGCTATTGGGATGTAAGACGTGGTGATACGGATGCCACTTGGCCGGAAATATTGGAGAGGGCTAAGAGAAGTGCGGTGGATATTCCGAATGCGATGATGGATATTCTGGGACAAAGAGTACACTTGCAGAATACGGTGAATGCCTTTGCCAAATGTGCGCCAAACGCAATTCAGGCAGTAGTCGATATGCACGACCGTATGTTGGATTTTGAATATTTGATGATGGGACTGGTGAAAAACAATGCTGTGCCTGCTAACCGCTTTTTTGGCGTCCGTTCTTGGGGAGGAAGTCCTAACTGGAACGGAGTATGTGCCAATTATCCCAACACGGAAGATGCGATGTTGGTTCCGAAGGTCTTTTATAGAAAGAATAATGTATGGGTTTTCGGACATGAGTTTGGGCATGGCAACCAGGTTGCCCAGATGAAAGGCAATGGTTGGACGGAAGTGACCAATAATCTTTACTGTTCATTTGCTCAGTATATGATGAGAAACGACCCGTTGAGTGAAGGCTATCTGAGACTGGAACATGAATCCTTCAAGCGTCCGGGAGCACGTTCGGCTTTGGCGGGCGGGCGTATAAATGCTTTCTTGAACGAAGCTTTGGTTGCCCATAAATCGTACTTCATGCAAGTGGCAACTATTTCCACCGACAAACCGGGCGTATGGGAATCTGATCCGTTTGTGAAATTAATCCCTTTATGGCAAATGACTATGTATTTTATGGCAGCGGATATAAAACCTGATTTTTGGCCTGATGTGCATTGGGCGGCTATCCATGATAATGACAAGAGTTACTCTCCGGGGCGGAGGTATGTGAATTTCATGAAACGTGCTATTGACGCTTCGGGACTGAATCTTTGCGGATTCTTCGAGGGTATGGGGCTGCTGAAAGTATTTGATAATGTGAAGGTGGATGACTACACGGTTGCTACCATAAATATAACGCAGGAAATGGTAGATGAAGTGAAAGCTTACGGAGAAGGAAAACCATTACCTTCAGGCGGTATGCAATACATCTCGGCCAACAGCGTGGAAGCATTCAAGAGCAAAAGTAACGTAGAAGGAACATTTAATTCCGGGATTACCAAAGGAACTGATTATGTCACGGTAGACCATGCTATATGGAAGAATGTAGTTGCTTTTGAAACATATAAAGGCAAAGAACTGACTGATATTTGTATAGTCGGTACTGGTGACGTTACTAATAAGACAACTCGTGTGGATTATCCTACCGGAGCGACTCGGATTGAGGCCGTAGGTTGGGATGGAAGTCGGACTTTGGTGACCGGCAGTAGATAA
- the aspA gene encoding aspartate ammonia-lyase, whose product MEQNLSKKTRTESDLIGSREVPESALYGVQTLRGIENFRISKFHLNEYPLFIQALAITKMGAAVANRELDLLTEEQADAILKACKEILEGKHHDQFPVDMIQGGAGTTTNMNANEVIANRALELMGHQRGEYQYCSPNDHVNRSQSTNDAYPTAIHIGLYYTHLKLVKHFEVLIESFRKKATEFAHVIKMGRTQLEDAVPMTLGQTFNGFASILRHEVKNLDFAAQDFLTVNMGATAIGTGITAEPEYAEKCIAALRKITGLDIKLADDLVGATSDTSCMVGYSAAMRRVAVKMNKICNDLRLLASGPRCGLGEINLPAMQPGSSIMPGKVNPVIPEVMNQVAYKVIGNDLCVAMSGEAAQMELNAMEPVMAQCCFESADLLMNGFDTLRTLCIDGITANEDKCRRDVHNSIGVVTALNPVIGYKHSTKIAKEALETGKGVYELVLEHDILSKEDLDTILEPENMIKPVKLDIHPNH is encoded by the coding sequence ATGGAACAGAATTTATCAAAAAAAACTCGTACAGAAAGCGACTTGATAGGTAGTCGTGAAGTGCCGGAAAGTGCACTGTACGGAGTGCAGACACTCCGTGGTATTGAAAACTTTCGCATCAGTAAGTTCCACTTGAATGAATATCCTCTGTTTATTCAGGCATTGGCTATTACAAAAATGGGAGCTGCCGTTGCCAATCGCGAACTGGACTTGTTGACGGAAGAACAGGCGGACGCTATCTTGAAGGCCTGTAAAGAAATACTGGAAGGGAAACATCACGACCAGTTCCCGGTAGACATGATTCAGGGAGGCGCGGGTACTACTACGAATATGAACGCCAACGAAGTGATTGCCAACCGTGCGTTGGAATTAATGGGACATCAGCGAGGGGAGTATCAATACTGTTCGCCCAACGATCATGTGAACCGTTCGCAGTCTACCAATGACGCTTATCCTACCGCCATTCACATCGGACTGTACTACACCCACCTCAAACTGGTAAAACATTTTGAGGTACTGATTGAATCTTTCCGCAAGAAAGCAACAGAATTTGCCCATGTCATCAAAATGGGGCGTACCCAACTGGAAGACGCTGTACCGATGACACTCGGACAGACTTTCAACGGCTTTGCAAGCATTCTCCGGCATGAAGTGAAGAACCTCGATTTTGCCGCACAGGATTTTCTGACAGTCAATATGGGTGCTACGGCTATTGGAACCGGAATCACCGCCGAACCGGAATATGCCGAAAAGTGTATCGCCGCTTTGCGTAAGATAACGGGACTGGATATAAAACTGGCGGATGATCTGGTGGGGGCCACCTCGGATACTTCCTGCATGGTAGGCTATTCGGCTGCGATGAGGCGTGTGGCTGTCAAGATGAATAAGATATGTAATGACTTGCGTTTGCTGGCTTCCGGCCCGCGTTGCGGATTGGGAGAAATCAATCTGCCCGCCATGCAGCCCGGCTCTTCCATTATGCCGGGAAAGGTGAATCCTGTCATTCCCGAAGTGATGAATCAGGTAGCCTACAAAGTGATAGGAAACGACCTTTGTGTGGCAATGAGCGGTGAAGCCGCCCAAATGGAACTGAACGCAATGGAGCCCGTAATGGCGCAGTGCTGTTTCGAGTCTGCCGATTTATTGATGAATGGGTTCGATACTTTGCGTACTTTATGTATCGACGGTATCACGGCGAATGAGGATAAATGCCGCAGAGATGTGCACAACAGTATCGGAGTAGTGACCGCACTGAATCCGGTAATCGGCTATAAGCATTCTACAAAAATAGCCAAAGAAGCGTTGGAAACAGGAAAGGGAGTTTATGAACTTGTCCTTGAACATGACATCCTTTCCAAAGAAGACCTGGACACTATCCTCGAACCGGAAAATATGATAAAACCGGTGAAACTGGATATTCATCCGAACCATTGA
- a CDS encoding porin, whose product MKNLIFMLLLAGSIGGVYAQNAEKKDKFSPDTPLFEELTNVKKKTDKFNLYLNMQGSFDAHFRDGFQEGDFNMHQLRIEAKGNINNWLSYRYRQRLNRSNDANGMIDNLPTSIDYAGIGIQLNDQFSLFAGKQCAAYGGFEFDLNPIDVYQYCDMIDYMSNFMTGLNVGYNITPDQQLNLQILNSRNSSFDSTYGITEDAEGNIPDLKSGKMPLVYTLNWNGNFNNVFKTRWSASVMNEAKSHNMYYYAVGNELNLGKWNAFVDFMYSKEDIDRKGIITNIVGRPGGHNAFDAGYLSVVAKCNYRFLPKWNAFVKGMYETASVTKASEGIEKGNYSTSWGYLAGIEFYPMETNLHFFVTYVGRSYDFTSRAKVLGQENYSTNRVSVGFIWQMPVF is encoded by the coding sequence ATGAAAAATTTGATTTTTATGTTGCTCCTTGCGGGCAGCATAGGAGGAGTGTATGCGCAAAATGCGGAAAAGAAGGACAAGTTCTCCCCCGATACTCCCCTGTTCGAAGAACTGACGAACGTAAAGAAAAAGACGGATAAGTTCAATTTATACCTGAATATGCAAGGTAGTTTTGACGCCCACTTCCGGGATGGATTTCAGGAAGGTGATTTTAATATGCACCAGCTCCGCATCGAAGCGAAAGGGAATATCAACAACTGGCTGTCATACCGTTACCGCCAGCGCCTCAACCGCTCGAATGATGCCAACGGCATGATTGACAACCTGCCGACTTCTATCGACTACGCCGGTATCGGAATTCAGTTAAACGACCAATTCAGTCTTTTTGCCGGAAAACAATGTGCCGCATACGGTGGTTTCGAGTTCGACCTGAACCCGATTGATGTCTACCAATACTGCGACATGATTGATTATATGAGCAATTTTATGACGGGATTGAATGTCGGTTATAATATCACGCCCGATCAGCAGCTGAACTTACAGATATTGAACAGCCGCAACAGTTCTTTCGACAGTACGTACGGAATCACGGAAGACGCCGAAGGGAATATCCCCGATTTGAAGTCGGGCAAAATGCCGCTGGTTTACACGCTGAACTGGAACGGTAATTTCAATAATGTATTCAAAACCCGTTGGTCGGCTTCCGTCATGAACGAAGCCAAAAGTCATAATATGTACTATTATGCAGTGGGAAACGAGCTGAATCTCGGCAAATGGAACGCGTTCGTCGACTTCATGTATTCAAAGGAAGATATTGACCGGAAAGGCATTATCACGAACATTGTCGGCCGTCCGGGCGGACATAATGCATTCGATGCGGGTTATCTGTCCGTAGTTGCCAAATGTAATTACCGGTTCCTGCCGAAATGGAACGCTTTCGTGAAAGGTATGTATGAAACGGCTTCGGTTACGAAGGCGTCCGAAGGAATAGAGAAGGGGAATTACAGCACTTCATGGGGATACCTTGCCGGTATCGAGTTTTATCCAATGGAAACCAACCTGCATTTCTTCGTCACGTATGTAGGACGGTCCTACGATTTCACTTCCCGCGCCAAGGTGCTGGGACAGGAGAATTACAGTACCAACCGGGTTTCAGTAGGGTTCATCTGGCAAATGCCTGTATTCTAA